Part of the Suricata suricatta isolate VVHF042 chromosome 8, meerkat_22Aug2017_6uvM2_HiC, whole genome shotgun sequence genome, ATTGGGGCAACATCTGTTTCCCAAGGGGACAGACTTTTCTGGGGCTATTGGTTGTCTTTAACACAAAGGATCTGAGCCTGAAGCCCAATCTCAGGCTTGGTGTGATGGTCTCAGGCCATCAAGGATAAGTGTCCTCCatgtattttggaaaatgtgttgACACAAATATTCCATCGTCTCTTTGCACAGCCAATCACAACAGGTTCAACCCAAGTATGTCCTCCACTTACCAAAACAATGGGCAAACCTATACACTATCTTATGGAAGTGGCAGCCTGACTGTGGTCCTGGGATATGACACCGTGACTGTAAGTGCTGTTTTCATCCTTCTGTGGGTCTGCAGTTTGGCTCCCCTTTTCTAGAGCCTTAAGCTATCAGAGAAATCCAAGATTACTAATTATGTACAAATTCCCAGAAGCTCACTGTTGGGAAGGAGGCCACAGGCCATCTAATTAACCCTTGGTCCCAAGACAGGAATTGCCCCACAGCAGTCGTGACTGCCTGCAGATTTTTTTACATTGTGCTTCCCCATGACTTTGCTCCTTGGTCTTATCTGCCTTCTGCAACGGCCTGGAGCacacctgcttcctcctccatATGACGTCACTCTGATTATTTGAGGATCttccttttgctattttcttttctttacatcaAGTACCTGTAGTTCCTGCCATTCGTGCATAAAAATTGTTCAATATAAAACCAGCCACTGTGCTTTTACTGTTCTTGGAAGTGGAAATGCTAACTCCAAAAACAATGGCCTCTACTTCCCCAGCACCCATACCCTTCTTTCCAGGACACACATGGTTCAGCAATGCTGTTGACCCTTGTTTTTCCATGCCCCACCCTAGGATTGAGCTAAGTATGAAAGAAGCCAACTTCCTCTCCCTAGAAAAGACTTTAGGTCCCATTCCCTGGATACCTAAGTCTGGGAAGGGTTTGTCTACCTGAAttgttaatcttttctttctgcatGGCTCAGGTTCAGAACATCGTTATCAATAACCAGGAGTTCGGTCTGAGTGAGAGTGAACCTAGCAACCCCTTCTACTATTCAAACTTTGATGGCATCCTGGGAATGGCCTACCCCAACCTGGCGGTGGGGAGCGCCCCGACAGTCATGCAGAGCATGCTGCAGCAGGGCCAGCTTACCCAGCCCCTCTTCAGCTTCTACTTCTCTCGGTGAGAGTCCTTGTTCTGTAGGGCTCAGCAAGTGAGGCACTGGGGGGATTTCAACATCAGACAGGGCCCAACATATCCTGACATAATGAGGACAACTTGCCATATGCAAtctatttatttctgaagatTCATAGTATATTCTAGGGGGGTGGTTTATTTAAATGCactagaaaaatttttattttaggccATAAGATGTAAGatgactcttttttaatgtttatttatttttgagaaagagagaggcagaacactagcaggggagatgcagagagagagagagggagacagagaatccaaagcagtctcgagattctgagctgccagcacagagcccaacacaggactcgaactcacaaaccatgagatcatgacccgagctgaaattggatgcttagccaactggttatatctaggtgccccaagatgactcttttcttaaaaatggacTATAGTCCTTCAACATTTAATAAGTAAATGATGGAATTATTGTATTAGATTCACACAATGTAGAGCTATAGAGTCAGTCATATGATCATTTCTTAATACAGTAAGtataaatacagaataaagaGAACTATAATGAAATGATATTTATAATAACATGTCTGGTTCCAAAAAGAGTTCTTGTAGTTATCATTCACATGACATCTCAAAAATCTTGTTATTAGCTCCatttttccagaaaggaaatgCAGACTCCAACAGGTGAGTCAGGTCTGACTCATTGATAGGGGTGAAGCCATTACTCAAATGCAAATACCTTGGTCATAAAGTCAGTACTTTTCTTACTCTATTGGCCTTGAACTTTAGTGGCAAACTTTACTTACTGCTTCATCTTCCTAATCACACAATCCTTAGAGGATATGAGTCCAAATGTCTTTCTTCAATGACTGGCAGACCCAGGGTAGGGAACAGAAGAAGCTGGAATCCTCTTAATGCTGCCTACTTACCAACCTGAGCACGACAGGAGCATCCCCATCACTGCCCACTTGAGATCTCTGTCTGTCAGGCCCCTTCCACGAACTCTGTGAGGGGtttcttcttgttctctttttgtcCTCAGGAGGGTTTCCCTGGAAGGCTTGTATGGTTTTTTTCACCGGCCTGGTTTCCAATTCCATTGCCTCTTTTATGGACATGGTTTGTGTTTCCACTTCTCTGATACTCTGGGTGTTCCTCTGAGGAGGCTCCTCTTTCTTACGCCTTAAGCCTGGTGGAGCCTGAAGAGCAGATCAATGGATGATACCCCTCTTCCTATGGTTCCACTGCATCTGAACGAGAGAGGgacagtggaggggagggaggagctgcCTGGCCATGTGTGTTGTGGGAACTCAtgctcttctccttttctccctagccAACCAACCTATGAGTATGGGGGAGAGCTCATCCTGGGAGGTGTGGACAGCCAATTTTATTCTGGTGAGATTGTCTGGACTCCTGTCACCCGGGAACTGTACTGGCAGATTGCCATTGATGAGTAAGTACAGAGGAAAGTTCCTAGGGATTATGGACACCCCTAGAGTGTTCCTCCAGTGCGACTCTATTTCCGGTTCTTGTCATGGCATAAACCTCTTACGGTGAATCAGCAAACCTTCAGTCTGATTGTTCCTGGAGCTCAGTAGACTCTAGAATTCTGGCTCTTGACTGAACTTTTTGACTTGGTCACTGAACCTTGTCATGTCAGCAGGTTAGTCATTCCTAGGTGTCTGTGAATCTACATTTTTGTTCCTGGAAGCCTCATTATCCCAGTTACAGTCCTTACCACTTGCTTCATCAGAAAATGTAACAGCTGTCATGGCTATTTTCTGTGTGCCAAATGTTgtgcaaagtatttttttatatattattgtatgAAATTTCCACTACAACACTATAAGGTGGTCAACAGGATATTTCATTGCATAGATAaagaaatcaaggctcagagtttaagtaacttatccaaagtcacacacttcacaaatttcaaaatttgaGCCCAAGCATATCTGATCCCATAGCCCAAGATCATGAATCAATTACTTCTACCCTTCAAGCCTTCAGGAAATGTCCATCACTGCTCGATAAACATACACATCTTTGGCCTGTAGTCAAGACCATCCAATAGTTGAGCCCTACGTATCAGGACAGCCTTCCTACCACTTCCTGATGTGCAGCATGGACCTGACCATGTCCTTGCACCTCACTgtgactttctttcttcttctcttttgacTATAACACCTGAAGTGGTCCTCGAGTCCTTGCACATCCTTGTGAGCCCAGATGAATTCCTACCTCCCTTAAAAAGCCCTCTCAGGGGCCCAGTCTGTCTTTCAGTCCCATAGTCTTACCAGCTTGTGTCCTAACATATATCTCTCATCTCTGGGTAAGTCACAGTGCCACCAGCCCAATGTgcaagagtagagagagaggtaagTGGTTGGATGTCTAGTTCACCACTACATCCAAGTGTCTTGGTTCACCAGCAGTACCCAAAACACACATGGACTGAAGAGGAAGGGTAGAGGAGAAGCCAGGGACTGAATCACAGAGGATCACATTATGAGGATTGCCAGCTACTGCATTGAATGGTCACTTAATGTATGGTGTTGTCTCATGTCTATTATAAGAAGGTCTCTTTAAAAACAGTGAATACAATTTACTCCTCTTTGTGTCACCACATTTCTTGTAAGAGTGTCTTGCACATATCAGATGCCCAAGTGTATTTATGAAGTGATTCCCAGCTTTGGCTCTGTGTGGGCCTCATATAGGTAGGtatagaaaaataagacacagaaaaaagaagataagatAAAGGAAGATAATCTCTGCCTCCCTAGACCTTTCAGCCAGAGCTGGAAGGGCTACCAGACCAAGAAGGCTCAGCAGCATTACATGGGCAGCTGTGTTGTGGGGTGGcctggcttcctggaagaggcagaaTGTTGGAGCTGCACGGCTGGGGAGATTAGGGTGGACGTGGCACACGTTTGTGGCAGAGGCAACTGATTTCTCTTGCACTGGTGTTCTCCTCAGGTTTCTCATTGGGAACCAGCCCACTGGCTTGTGCTCCCAGGGCTGCCAGGCCATTGTGGACACGGGGACCTACGTGCTGGCTGTTCCCCAGCAGTACATGAGCTCCTTCCTGCAGGCAACAGGAGCCGAGGAGACTCAGAATGGTGATGTGAGTAACCAGAAGCCAAGGATTTCTTCGTACATTGATACAGCCTCAGCACAGGAAGAAGGGTTTGGGTGGGGAGCTGAAGCCCTGGCAGGACAGAACAGGTGGGGACACAGCATGGCCTTTCAGGCAGGAACCATCAAAGtaaggaggggtgaggggagggagtaACACCAaccagactgtgagcaggggctGAATGGTTGTCAGGAGGGGTGGCCGTTCCACTGCAGGCCCTAGGAGTACGTTTCGCCTTGATGTGGCCAGTGTCATTTGACATATGCAACAGAGCCAGGCATATCACATTTCTCCATGTCACTGGGATTTCTTTTCACCTAGAAATACTCCTGTGGCCTTTATCTGAGCAGCCTTCTGTCCGCACCCCTGCTCCCCTTGTACACACTTCTGCAGTTAGCTCATCCAGCATGCAGGAGTCTAGTTTAGTCAGGCCAAATCGTGGTTcctcaggctgtgtgtgtgtgtgtgtgtgtgtgtgtgtgtgcgtgcgcgtgatGAGCACGTGGACAGGTACACACAAGTATGGATATGAATTGCATAAAAGCATGCATTTACAGACTGTGCCCATGTTTCTTCTCTGGAAACTGTACTTTCTGAGGGTAGAAAGCTGATCTGGAATAAGTCTAACTCCTTATAGTCATATCAACACAGCCAAAACCTAAGATCTGAGATGTGTTcagggagacccaggaaagcACGAGCACCTGGTCAGTGTTGTGCCTGGGAACTGGGCTTTGCCCTCCATGCTCTCAAACAGCCTCTGCTAGAAGGTCAGGAAGAAAGTCTCATGGGGAAAGGGGCACTGGGGCCCTTTGTCTGGGCCCCTAGTCCCTTGGTTCTCtacatctctgcctctcctctctctcagtttGTGGTCAACTGCAACGCCATACAGAGCATGCCCACCATCACCTTCGTCATCAGCGGGTCTCCTttacctctgcctccctctgcatACGTCCTCAACGTATGTATGCACTCTGGTTCCATGGACATGGGGTTGGATGGGCCCAAACAGCTGTTCTGTGTCCCAACTCACATCTGGACATTTATGGGGAGTCACCAGTGGCAGGGCTAAGGGTGAACAAGAAGCCAGAGACCCTGCAGTTGTCATGGAATATAGGGTGGGAACTTCCTGTGGGAAATGGCTTTTACATGCAAAAAATGTTANNNNNNNNNNNNNNNNNNNNNNNNNNNNNNNNNNNNNNNNNNNNNNNNNNNNNNNNNNNNNNNNNNNNNNNNNNNNNNNNNNNNNNNNNNNNNNNNNNNNGTATGCACTCTGGTTCCATGGACATGGGGTTGGATGGGCCCAAACAGCTGTTCTGTGTCCCAACTCACATCTGGACATTTATGGGGAGTCACCAGTGGCAGGGCTAAGGGTGAACAAGAAGCCAGAGACCCTGCAGTTGTCATGGAATATAGGGTGGGAACTTCCTGTGGGAAATGGCTTTTACATGCAAAAAATGTTATATCCTCATGTCCTTTGTTTCTTCAGAACAATGGCTACTGCAGGCTCGGGATTGAGGCCACCTACCTGCCTTCCCCCAATGGAGAGCCCTTGTGGATTCTGGGAGATGTCTTCCTCAAGGAATATTATACTATCTATGACATGGGCAACAATAGTATGGGCTTTGCCCTCTCTGCCTAGACTAGTGAGAGGCAGCTGTCTCCGCCTTCCCTGCAGGACTCTGGGATTGCCCTACAGTTTCTCTGGGTTGATGGCAGCATGTTAGAATTAATCTGACCCTCTGTGGAGTAGAGTCTTACTTCTGCAATCAATAAATCAAGAATCTCCAAATGCCTTTGCTCCTTACAAATGTATTCTTTGTGTTCCACATATAGTAGTTTATTCTAAATTGAAAGTTAGCACCAGCTCCTTGGGAAATCTGTGAATTGACCAATGAGAGAGAACATGGAGCTAAGATCTCTGAGTGAGGACCGACTGCACAGACATTAAGGATGCAGTAGCCCCTACATGACAAGCTCTAGCTGGAGGTGACCAGCCTTCCCGGCACTCTCCCTTCCAacactttcttctttccattcctaGACAAGAACATGAACCAGAGTAGTCTCTGACTCACGAATgttagagaagaaaaggaaaccttaGAGGACATTTCCAACTGGTTCTCTGAGAACAAATCTGATCAAGAAATATGGTTCTTCTTGAGGGGAGCAGCACAGTTTTAACGaatattttctggtattttcttaGACATTATCCTCCCCATGGTGCTCTCAGGCTGCTCACATATGCACTTTACCTGCCCGGGCCTGACTGCTTTTGAGTTTAGAAACCCAATCTCATTTTACCATGGAAGAAAGTGAGGTGTTGACAGGTAATCATATAGTTAGTGTTAAAAATCAGATCCAGatttaatgtattaaatatttttattgtggtgCTATGTGATAAAGTCTGCTATGTGCAAGCCACGGAGGCATCCAATTATAAATGAGGCGTGGCGTTGGCTCCCTAGGAATTTTCCATCAAGCAGATAGCATATGGCTCTAGAGCAGTTTTCTGATTGAAGTAAGACAAGCAGCTGAACTTGGATTCCACAGTAGGTTATGAGCAATCACCTGCAGTGGGTTCTTCTGATGTAGTAATTAATGCTGTCTTTGGGGTTAAAAACTGGTATTGCTCTGGGACACAAAATTGTTTCaagaaatataattagaaatatgtATCTGGAAAGAAAGATGCAATTAATTCTTAGTCCAGATGTGcataggtggtggtggtggatgtAGGTGTTCCTTTTTCCACATCATTTCATCATTCCTCTCTACCAACATACAGTGGAGTTGATCTCATGGAACTGAGTAATATCTGCAATTTGGccattcctgtttcttttctcttatggGAGATaacagacttttcttttttcatcaaaGAGAAGGAACTCAGTTCAGCTCCAACTCCCCTCCATCCTCATCATCTCCTTGTCAGCCACTGTTCCTGCCTTAGTACCACCTCTATTCATGCCCTGGTGGTTGGCCTCAACTATGTAAATCAAAGATCTTTAGTTAGCAGTAAAATTTCCAGAAAGTTTTCAATACTGATATACAACAAATCCAAGTTATCATGAGTACTTGAAGTTCATCAGGAGGGGACCATCCGTAGCCACTGGAGAATGTACGGTATTGGTAATGAGGGCTGCTGAGGATCAGAGCGACCCTTGTCAAGGTGTGGAATTAAGGTAGCAGTAGAATGTGTTAGTTTAGAAAGGATCCATCATTAACTCCTCATAAATTAGAAATCATAAATCTTCAGAGGAAATAGTGCAGTTTTTATcctctatttgttttctgtcactCCATTCCTAGGTCCTTAAGAAGGAGGGTTGGCTTTTAGTCTTGCCTCACCAAGTTGGCCCATCTTATGTCTTCCTCACACTCCCAGCCCTAAACCCAGAGGGAGAAATAATATCCCCAGAGTGTTCTTGTTGCCTGTCTCCTGGTAGCCCATGGAAGAGTCCCAGGGCATGGAGATGGTAGGCTTAAAGACTTCCAGCTCCTAGCTCTTGGTCTTCCTGTCCAAGCGTAGCTATGAAGCTTGTGTGTTACTTTACCAGTTGGTCCCAATGCCACCCAGATCCTGCCAAATACATTCCAGAGAGCATGGAACTGTGCCTGTGTATATAGGTGACTATGCTTCACTGCTTGGTCAATCACAGGATAGTGCCCTATGACTGGAATGATGATGTCCTTTTCCCCAATTCCAGGCCCCTAAGCAGCAGTCAGTACTTTGTTCTGAAATATCTGGGAGACTCACAGGACAGAAACCATGGGGGTACTTGAAATCCATAGGTAGTATTAGGGGCCCATCTCTTCACTCAGGACTAAGTACGCAATATGGAAAGAGTGGCtctggaggagaggaaagaaaatgtcaaattaccttgacaaaaataaaaatgacttcctTTTCCTCGGCAGGAATTTTATCTGCTAGAAAAATGGGCTTTGTGGCTCAAATCCTCTATTTCTCATTCCCTActcttacttcttctttttttttaaatttttaatttgttttttatacagagagagacagaacatgagagggggaggagcatagagagaaggagacacagaactggaagcaggctccacgctctgagctagctgtcagcacagagcctgatgcagggctcgaacccacgaatgtgagatctgacctgagctggaatccgaggcttaaccgactgagccacccaggcgcccctccctacTCTTGCTTCTAAACAGGAAGTCTCTATTGTTTTCTGGTCTGTGTCCCAAGGGCAGTGAGCAAGAGAAAGTCCAGAATTGCCAAaggaacttaaaaagaaagtagcTTCAAAGACTGACTGAAATTCATCTCAGTTAAGGAACTTTTTAGAAGAATTACCTTCCTCCTGAGATCAGAATGGAAGAAGTTAACTTTCTTTGGAAGAtcccattttctgttttctaatagaTAATGCATTTTGACAATTTTGGAGGCTTGTGGGCAGGTGGGGGTGAACAGTAACCTCCAGAGTCTCGTGGatgtctttggataaatgtccACCATTCCCTCCATGAGGCTGTCTCCAGTTAGAGAGCAGAGCAAACCTCTCCACAAGATCCCATACACATGTTGTATAAGAAGAAGGCTCTCTTCCACTTAGTCTggcctctttccctctgctccagaAAGGATGGGGGTGGCTTGTTGACCTGAAAACCCATGTGGGTGCCCCAATCTGAACGGCTGGCATAAAGTTGATCcttggagaggcaggaaggggatCCCAAGAGAAGATTTCCGGGAAAGATGATTCTGTCCTTTTGGTGCCAGAACCATGAGTCTGAGAGAAGTCCACTTTGACTCTGGTGGAAGTTTCCTCATGCCTGGCTAAAATGGACTTCACTCTGTCATTCTTTGTCCTTCCTCATTAGGAATGAAAACCTGGTTATGCCTCTGGTGATTAGCTTGTGGAACTTCGGCACCCAGAAATAAGAACCTCTTCTTTCTATGGGGAGCTGGCTTAGGGGCTGATCTCAGGAAGATGAGGCTGAAGCACTTTGAAGGTGGAGAAAACGGTGGTTGAAGGTGGCACAAAAGATCCCAGAAGTGTATCAGCTGATTTCCAGAGCAGGAAAAAAGCTAGAATTGGGGAATTAGAAatgtatttatcttaaaataaaagctgaatGGAACCCACAGTTTTCATTCCTAGGGTCATAGGATGAGGGAAGGCAGAGAACCAGAGGTAGAGAACCAATATGAAGGGTCACTCTATGAAAGGCATCTGTAACCTACACATCACCTACACATAGTACATGCTCAATATGCATTTATTTGCAATGCTCCAATTTATTTCAGTGAGTATTTACTGAACATGTATTATGTGCTAAGTACTATGGCAGGCACTGAGGATCCAGATTTGAGATATGCAAGGATGAAGGAGCTATAGAAGGGTAGCTCTTAAGAATATAATGTATTCTTCTATTTCAACAAAGTATAGAAGGTGGATAGAGGGATATTGCCAGCCTGGGGAATTAATGAAGGATGTTATATATCATTGAGATAACtcaaggatataaaatatttgttgagtagtATAAGACACTTTTTaagacactatttaaaaaaaggatgaataAGAGAGACTCAGGAAGCTTCCTATCTAGTGGAGAGACAAACATATACGCACCCAACTGAATAGTGCAGTGGGTAAGTGCCATGATGGGACATGAACGATGTGATCAGAAATGATGAGAAAGTTATGGTAAACTCTGCCTTTATGGAAGGACATTGCAAGGGAAGGGCCCTGCATGAGCGAAGGCATAGAAGTGTGAGAGTATAGAGTGTTGGTGGAATTCTGAGCAATCAAGTAGCAGGAAAACCAGATcttaaaagcaggaaaagagaaagaaggagggaagaatgaatgaacatgtTGTGAATGGAGGAgatgccatttttctttctctgttgatGAATTATAATGCCCTTCCCAAAGGGATCTGGGAGTTGAGGAGAGAGCATGGAATGTAACTGGTGAGTGGCTGCTAGAAGACTTGTAAGGAGCGGTTTATCTGCAAACACAATCCAGTTTGGTTGCTCTCTAGGCTGCACGGGGAGCTTTTCATGGTACCAGGTTATGGGGAGTAAATGCTGGAGACGGAGGTGGATTTAAAGACAGAGCTTCCTATGCTGCTGCTGATTCTTCTGATATTTCTTGGCActt contains:
- the LOC115298860 gene encoding pepsin B-like → MKILVLVLFCLHLSEGVERIILKKGKSIRQVMEERGVLDPFLKSHQKVDPATKYLFNNDAVAYEPFTNYLNSYYFGEISIGTPPQNFLVLFDTGSSNLWVPSTYCQSQACSNHNRFNPSMSSTYQNNGQTYTLSYGSGSLTVVLGYDTVTVQNIVINNQEFGLSESEPSNPFYYSNFDGILGMAYPNLAVGSAPTVMQSMLQQGQLTQPLFSFYFSRQPTYEYGGELILGGVDSQFYSGEIVWTPVTRELYWQIAIDEFLIGNQPTGLCSQGCQAIVDTGTYVLAVPQQYMSSFLQATGAEETQNGDFVVNCNAIQSMPTITFVISGSPLPLPPSAYVLNNNGYCRLGIEATYLPSPNGEPLWILGDVFLKEYYTIYDMGNNSMGFALSA